The Schaalia dentiphila ATCC 17982 sequence CCTCGACACAACGATCTGTTACTTGCTGGAACAATGAACTACCAACGCAACACTCGCCCCACACACAACGGCGCACTGTCCATCAGTTCACAACGAGGGTGCCTCAATGTTGACCAAGCCCTCTTCAGATCCTTCTCAACACCCACTCATCGGCGCACAGCACCTACCCTGTCCCACCGGAGCGCCCTGTCGCACCCAAGCGCCCCATCATCGAGTCACGGGACTTCGGTGGGCTCCACACGACGGGAAGACCACATAGTGACGCAGCTCCACGCCCCCATGAGGCGACGAGTACCAGCGTCACAAGTCGCCCAACAGTCCCGCTATTCGTGCCACCCCTGACGCTTAATGACGGCCGTGACAATCACTCTACAAGCAACGAAATCCCCCGGGATTCCGATGGAATCCCGGGGGATACGCGCGGAGACGGCGGGATTTGAACCCGCGAGGGGCTATGCACCCCTACCTCCTTAGCAGGGAGGCGCACTCGACCGGACTATGCGACGTCTCCAGTGCCGACTACTTTAGGGCATTTTCGCCGCGAGCGCGAACGTGCGCCCGCCGCAATGCCCATGGGCGGCCGGCTCGGCGGAGGGCGAGGGATTCGAACCCCCGGTGCCATCGCTGACACAACGGTTTTCAAGACCGTCTCTTTCGGCCACTCAGACAGCCCTCCTAACTCCATTTATCCTACAGGACGAGGCCCGGGGATGCGACCCTCGCATCCCCGGGCCCGAGCCCATCAGAGATCCGATGCGTCAGCCGCGCAGGCCGAAGAAGTTCCAGGACTTCTTGTCGGGGGCCGGTTCCTCGGGGCGGTCGAGGAGGCCGCGCGAGAGCGCGGGGGCCGTCGGGGGCCACAGCGGCAGGCGGATCGCGAGCGTCGCCTGGACGGCATGGTAGACGTCCCAGCGCGACGACTTCGCAGGCTGCACGTTCTCGTTACAGGGGCCGAGGCGACGCACCCACCGACCGGGCTGGCTGATGAGGTAGTCGTGGATGTAGTCGACGAAGGAGCGGTAGCAGTGCTCGAAGTGCTCGACGTCGGAGATACGCGCGCCGTCGTCCAGCATGGCGCGGCGCACGGCGACGGTGGCACACACGCCCTCGCAGACGACCCACTGCTGATGTTCGTCCTCGCCGGGTACGGGGTCGCCCTCGTCGTTGACGCCTGTGGAGAAGCCGGGATTGCCGTCGGTGCGACGCCAGCCGTCGACGCGGGCACGCTCGAAGAGCTCGGTTCCCATCTCGAGGAGGTAGTCGGGTACGGTCCACCCCATTGAGCGCAGGCCGGCACGCACCTGCAGCGCGAAGCGCGCAAGCTGCATGGAGTGGCCAGTGACGTAGCCCTCGTAGTAGCGGCGCCCATCGTTCAGAAGCTTGCCGGCCTCGGGGCTGGGTTGCCAGTTCTCGTCAAAATACTCGGGGATGCGCCAGCCATTCTTGGAGGCGATCTTGTAGGCGAAGGCCGTCATCTTCTCGGCGCGGTCGAGCCATTCGGGCTCGGTTGTCGCCTCGGCCGCGGCCATGTAGGCCTCGATCGTGTGGATGAGGGTGCCGAGGGTGTGGACGGGGACGGGCTCGTTGAAGGCCTCGTCATACTGATCCCACACGAGGCCGAAGTCGTCGGTCCAGAGCTCCTTCTGCTCCTCAAGCATGCGGTTGAGCAACTCGTGGGCTCCGGGGCGGTTTGCGACCGTCGCAGCGGCGACGCCCAGTAGCGCGTACACCGTGTGGTACTGCGACTTGACGCGCGCATCCTCGTCCCACGGTACGCCGTGACCGTCGGCATCAGGCTCGGGCTTGATCGCGAACCACATGCCGCCGTTGACGGGGTCCGTGAAGTAGTTGGTGAGTGCCTTGACGGCGTGGTCGGCGTAGCGACGAGTGCCGGGCAGCCCCATGAGCGCGCCCAGCGAGAACACGTAGGCCATGCGACCAGTGACGGCCAGGTCAATCGATCGGGTCGGATCGGGCTTTCCATCAGCATCGAGGTGCGCGAAACCAGTCGCAACGATCGCGCCTTCTGCCTCTTCAATGAGTGCCTGCATGTGGCCGCTCAGCCAACGGTTATGTTCGATAGAATCAAACCATCCCACGATGTTCCTCCTGACAACACAGTCACGGTCTGCGGTGACCGACATCTCATAGGATAGTCGCTCGGCGCCGATTTTGGGAAAACGTGCATATCCCTATTTCTTCCCCGGGGACGAGGCCGGGGCCGCCCCCGCTCTCACCTGGCCTTTTTCACCTTCCCAGCCACGGCCTCGAACAAGAGAAAACAAGGAAAAGTCCACGCCGTGGGACGGTGCTACACACAAAGGGACGTAACGTGCAACACTGTCCCTATGCATGAACGAGCTGGCACACGTGCCCTACCTGAAGACCTCATCAACGTCGACGATGTCATCTCCGCTTACTACGACATCGTGCCCGACCCGACCGACGTGGGACAGCGCGTCGCGTTCGGCACCTCGGGTCACCGCGGATCCTCGCTGGACGCCAAGTTCAACGAGGCGCACATCATCGCCATCACCGCTGCGATCATCGAGTACCGCGCCTCCCAGGGCTTCAACGGTCCTCTGTTTATCGGCCGCGACACCCACGCCCTGAGCGAGCCCGCGTGGCGCACCGCCCTGGAGGTCCTCGCGGCCGCCGGCATCGACACGCGCATCGACTCGCGCGGCTCCTACACGCCCACCCCCGCCGTGTCCGTCGCCATCCTCGGCGCGAACGGCGCCCCGGGTAACCTGCGCACCGAGGGCGACGGCCTGGCCGACGGCATCGTCGTCACCCCCAGCCACAACCCCCCGCGCGACGGCGGCTTCAAGTACAACCCACCTCACGGCGGCCCCGCCGACACCGACGCAACCGGCTGGATCGCTGCGCGCGCGAATGAGTTCCTCGACTCGGGTGAATGGAAGAACGTTCCCCGCGTCACCGGCTCCGATCTGCTGCACGACCCGAATATCAAGCCCTTTGACTACCTGGACTACTACGTCTCGCAGCTCGACCAGGTCATCGACATCGAGGCCATCCGTAACGCGGGCGTGCGCATCGGCGCCGACCCGCTCGGCGGCGCGTCCATCGACTACTGGGCGGCCATCGGTGAGCACTACGGCCTCGACCTGACCGTCGTGAACCCCGAGGTCGATCCGGCGTGGCCGTTCATGACCCTGGACTGGGACGGCAAGATCCGCATGGACTGCTCCTCGCCCTACGCGATGGCTTCCCTGCGCGAGGCCATGACCCCCGACGCCGAGGGCAACACCCCCTACGACATCGCGACCGGCAACGACGCGGACTCGGACCGCCACGGCATCGTCACCCCCGACGGCCTCATGAACCCGAACCACTTCCTGGCCGTCGCCATCGAGTACCTGTTCACGCACCGCCCCGGCTGGAACGCCGACGCAGCCGTGGGCAAGACCCTCGTGTCCTCCGCGCTCATCGACCGCGTCGTCGCCACCATGGGCCGCGACCTCATCGAGGTGCCCGTGGGCTTCAAGTACTTCGTCCCCGGCCTGCTGTCCGGCACCGTCGGTTTCGGCGGCGAGGAGAGCGCGGGAGCCTCGTTCCTGCGCAAGGACGGCACCGTGTGGTCGACCGACAAGGACGGCATCATCCTGGCGCTGCTCGCCTCGGAGATCCTGGCCGTGACCGGCAAGACCCCCTCCCAGCTGCACGAGGAGCAGGTCGAGCGCTTCGGCGCCTCCGCCTACGCCCGCATCGACGCGGCTGCTTCTCGCGAGGAGAAGGCGAAGCTGGCGGCCCTGTCCGCGGACGACGTGACCGCGACCGAGCTGGCCGGCGACCCGATCGTCGCGAAGTTGGTGCGCGCGCCCGGCAACGACGCGCCCATCGGCGGCCTGAAGGTGACGACCGAGTCCGCGTGGTTCGCGGCTCGCCCGTCCGGCACCGAGGACGTCTACAAGATCTACGGCGAGTCCTTCAAGGGTGCCGAGCACCTGGCGCAGGTCCAGGAGGCCGCCAAACAGGTCGTGTCCGACGCCCTGAACGGCTGACGCTCTGACGCTGCCCGCTCACGCGGGTTGCGAAGGGGGGCGGCGCTCGATTGAGCGCCGCCCCCCTTCGTCATCTAGCAGGTTGCTGAGTTGGATCTCGTCACGACTGCGTGCCTGCGGCAACGTCGGCGAACCAGTCCGGCACGCGTCCGGGGATATCCGCCAGCTCCTGAGGATTAGCGGACGTTCCATCGCTGCGCAGGTATCCCGTGTAATAGTTGACCGACGTCAACCAACTCTCCGAAACCATGACATCAACAGTCGTTCCATAGCGTTCACTCGTCCACGCCAAGACGGTGTCTGTCGTTCCGCCATCGCCCGCATCGGTACTGCGACGCAGGTCAAAACCGAGGGGCTTAAGCTCGGTATCAAATGCCTCTCGCACACGCTCCGGATCGTGCTCATCAAAGTCGTACGAGCGCGAAATCAATCGGTACAGCGTCTGGTCACCAACGCCATACTGCGAAATGTAGTCTGTCCCGTAGTAACTACGGTAGTTGTCACGCGTCATGACCTTGTTGCGTGCCCGGATAATCGCTGGTTCCACGTCTCGCTTGAACGCCTCAATGGATTCAAGAGACGCGGCTCGCTCCAGGTCTTTCTTTTGTTCCGGGTTCATTCCTTTTCCTCCTCCGAACGGTACGCACGCGGCGCACGCCACTGCTAGAACAACCGCGAGGACCCCAAAGAGCGGACGCCTCACTTCTTACCCCGCCCCGCGATGACCTTCGAGATATCGTCGAGCGCCTTGCTTCCCTCGTTGAAGTATCCACCGTGCTTCTGGAACGCGTAGGGCTGCGACTCATCGATCTTGTCGCCAACATCGCCGGACAGGTGGTTGTAGCCCGGCATCTTGGCGGGATCTTTTCCAAATCGTAAATCGTCGCCCATGCCCTGCACCCGGTCTTGTTCGATGTCCGTGGCGCTCACCCAGGCGTGTCCCTTCTCGAGCTTGAACTCGGAGACGTCCTGAACACCCGCGCCCGGAGAGCCGAACTGGATGAGGTCGTCCACGACGCCGGGATTGACCTTGGTGAGCGCGATGCCGGCGGTCGTCGACCCGAAGGAGTGGCCGGCAACGCTAATGTGGGCATCGCCCGCCGGTCCGGCTTCGCGCGAGGCATCCAGGCCGTTGAGGAATCCAGCCAGCTTGTCCGCGCCCTTCTGCGCGTAGCCGATATCCGCAACCTCTGCAATATTCTGGGGCGCCTCGTATCCCAGGTAGGAAATCATCGCAACGCTCTCGCCATTGCTATGCTTCCTCACGTTCGCACCCATGACCTTAGCATCGTCGTCGTACTTGCCCAAGTTGGTCGCCACGTTGGAGTAGAGGCCAGGAACGATCACACCCACGTGATCAGCCGTGTCGACGTTGCCCTGGGCGACAGCTGCGGTGACGTGCTTGCCCGAGGTGTCCAGACTGAGAAGCTGGCGTTGTATTCCGTCTCCATCCGGCCAGGGCTCCTCGCGATCGATCGTGTCCTTGACATTATGGAGCGCCTTCACACGCTCTTCGACGAGCTCCAGCTCCTGGCGCTCGCGGCGCGAGGGATGCAAGCCGTAGCGCTTCTTGAGACGCTCAAGCTTCTTCTCTTCCCGCTTGGTGGCGTCCTCCAGGTAAATACGATTCGCCTTGTTACGCGACGTTCCGTCGATACCGTTCAGGTTGCCGATCTCCTGGGGGTGAGCCTTGATCATCTGCTCTTTTTCGGCGTCGCTGAGCGACGACCACCACTTGGCCACTTCCTTCTCGGAGGCGCCCTTAGGCGGCAGCTTCAGATCCTTCTTCGGGACGCGCGTTCCCGTGGTCGCCCCATTCGCGTAGGAGCCTGCTCCACCACCCAGGGCCGCGAGCTTGCTCTGCGCGTTCTGGACAACACTTCTCGCCTTCTGGACAATCGCGCTCACCTGGTCGGAGACGATCTTCATGTTCTTCTTGATCGTCACCGTATCTGCTGGAGACACGTTGTGCGGTCCCACGTACTGAACGGATCCATCCGCCCCGATATGGATGGAGTGGTTCGCGGCGGTGCCGTCGAGCTTCCTGGCAGCCGTACCGACGGTTTCAGCACCCTCCGAGGCCTCGCTGAGGATACTCGCGATGGCCTCCATCTTGACCGCCTGCTCTTCGATTTCCACGCGAAGCTTCAACAGCGCACGACGGGCAGCATTGACCGTGTTCCCCTGACCGGTCAGGGAGCTCAGGTTGGCATCAAGGCTCTCAGAGGCACTCTTGAGGGACTCCACGTTTTTGTCATAGACCTGCGCTTGCTGGCTGAGGGACGAACCCTCCCACTGCAGGAGATCAGACCACTTCATTGTTACGACTACCCTCCGAGTTCTGCGCTAAAGCGATTGAATCCCAGATTCCGCGGCTCGATTGGATCCACCATCGGGGTCGGATTTCCCATCGTGGGCCGCGGGATGGGAGGCACCTTGGGAAGCTCAATGGCAGGTTTCGGAAGGGGGTGAGGCCCCCTCGGCCCCGTGACAATGGGAGAAATGGGCATGACGGGGTCAAAGGGCATGGGCTCGACCTTCGGCCGACCGGTGCCAGGGTTCGGTCGGCGGTGGCCACGAGTCCCCTCGCCCGGGTGGTGACCACCCCTCTGCTTGCCCGGGTCACCGGGAAGACGCGGGCCGCGCTGAGGCGGATTGCCGCCGCTGATCGGCGAGGGAAGAGGAACCAGTCGCGGGTTCTTACGACTGTCTCCGCCGCCGCCCGGACCGGAGTGGCCGCAGTCGTCGCCATTGATGATCGAGCCGATGAGCTGGCCGTTCTCTTCCTCCGCGGCGATGAAGTCTCGTTCGGCGGCCTCGAGGGCGTCAGCGTGTTCCTCCAGCTTCATACTGGTCTTCACGCACTGGTCGGCAACTTTCTCTTCAACTGCCTGCATGGGTGAGGCAAGGTTAGCGCCGGGCATCGCCGAAGCGAACGCGCTCGCCCCTCCTTCCGGGCGTGCAGACCGGACAGCGTCCGCGGTTTCACGCGAGGTCGCGGCAAGCTTCGGGAACTCACCCGCAACGAAGGACAGATCGCTCATCATTGACTCCATTGAATACTGACCGGTGACACAGGCAATATTACTGGATGAATATCTTCGTCGCACCGACTCACCACAACTGCGCGGCAGATAGTTCTTCCACATCACCAACCAGTTTCACCGCTTTTATCCCTAGAAAATTGCGAGCAAGGTCGCTACCTTGGCACTGTCCCCAGATGGGAACACCGGCAACGCCCACCTACTCCAGGAGCCCACATGAGCGAGGCATCCCGCCCACCCGCACGCAACGCGGGACCGGATGCGCCAGCCCAGGCCTCGTCGATAGCGACGACGAGGCCTCCCATCCCCCGGCTGCCCGCCGGCCGCCTCGCGTTCCTGCTCCTCGCGGGCGTCGCGCTCCTCGCGGGCCTTGACGCATCCCTCGTGCGCCTGGGGGCGCTCGCACCCGTGGCCGCGACGAGCCTGGGGACCGTGCACGGACTCCTCATGATCTACGGGTTCCTGGGCACCGCGATCTGCCTCGAGCGCGCGGTCGCCCTGCAGTCCGACGGGCGGCGCGCGTGGGCGTACGCCGCTCCCCTACTCACCGGGGCCGGCGGAATCAGCGCGGTCATCATCTCCCTGAACGAGGGGGTGCGCGAGGTGCTCACGAACCTCCCGGTCCCCCGCTTCCTGGCCGCCCACCTGCCCGGATTCACGCCCGAGCGGATGATGCCCGGTTTCCTCGTCACCCTCGGCATGGCGCTGCTGACGGCGATCTACTGCTACGTGTGGGCGCGCCGTCAGGCCACCCACGCGGTCCTCATCCAGCTGATGGGCGCTCTCATTGGCCTGGGAGGCATCCTCCTGTGGTGGCGAGGCCTCGAGACTGCGCGCGCGGTGCCGTGGTGGCTCGCGTTCCTGATCGTCACGATCATCGGCGAGCGCGTCGAACTCGCGCGCCTCGCCTTCGCGTCCGGCTCGACCGAGCGGCGCATCACAGCCGAGAGCGCCGCGCTCATGGTAGGCCTGACCGTCGCGCTCTACTCCCCGACGATCGGTTACCCCCTGATCGGCCTGAGCCTGGGTGTCCTCATGGCCGACACCGCGTGGCACGACGTCGCGCGCGGCACGGTGCGCATGAAGGGCCTGCCGCGCCTGGCGGCCGTGTGCATGCTGAGCGGCTACGCGTGGGCGCTCGTGCCCGCGCTGATGTGGATTATTGCGCCGCCCACCTTCGATGGCTACGGCTACGACGCCGGCGTCCACGCGATCACGATCGGCTTCGTCGTCTCGATGCTGCTCGCCCACGCGCCCGTTATCATCCCGGCAGTCGCCCGACGCGAGGTACCCTACCACGGCGCCATGTGGGTCCCCTTCGCGTTCCTGCAGGTCTCCCTCCTCCTGCGCCTCCTCGCGGGCGCGCGCGAGGCCGCCTACCCGTGGCGCCTGGGCGGCACCCTCGGGGTCGTCGGCATGCTCCTCTTCGTCGCCACGACGCTGACGGTGACGATACGCCGGGCGCGCGCGAACGCTCGGGAGGCACGATGAACAAGCCCCGCGTTCCCCGCACCGACCGCGCGACCACCGTCTGGATGTGCGCGGCAGCCGTCGCCGCGGCGATCACGATCGTCGCCCGAGGCCGCATCCCGCAGAACCTGTGGACGATGATCCACCTGGTGACCCTCGGCGTCCTGTCAAACGGGATTTTCCAGTGGTCCTGGTACTTCACGCGCGCGCTCGCACACCTGGCCCCGGACGATCGGCGGGCCGGGCGCGACAACACCGTGCGCATCACGGCGTTTAATCTCTCCCTGCTGCTCCTCATCGGTGGCATGTGGTCGGGCTTGTGGCACGCGACCGTCACGGGTGCGACCGTTGTTGGGTTGATCGCGGCCTGGCACGGGTGGGCGCTGCTCACCGCGTCCCGCGAGCGCCTGGCCTCGCGGTTCGCGGTCATCATCCGCTACTACATCGCGGCCGCGTTCTTCCTGGTGGTTGGCGCGACGCTGGCGGGTTTCATCACGGCGGCCATGTTCGACGCGGACGCTCCCACGTGGTTGGCCGAGGCCCGGGACCGCCTGACGGTCGCCCACGCGCTGGCGGGGATCGCCGGATGGGTGGGCCTGACGATGGGTGGAACCCTGGTGACGCTGGGGCCAACCGCGATGCGCACGCGCATGGATCCGCGAGCCGTGTCCTTTGCGACGAGCGCGCTGCCCCTGTGGGTGGCCGCGCTTCTCGTCGCCGGCACGGGCGCTGTGGCAGGGTCGATGCGCGTGACTTCCGTGGGTCTCCTCGTCGTCGTGGGCGCGGCCACCCTGGGCGTGGGCGTTCCGCTGGTCCGCGTGGCGCTTAAGAAGGGGCCGGCTGAATACGGTGCGTGGTCTCTCATGCTGGGCGCCGCATGGATCCTCGTTGCCGGCGCGGGAGCGTCCCTGCGCGCCTTCCAGGCGACGGACGCGACCGGGCTGCGCTCGGCTTTCCTCGCGTGGATGCCGATCCTGGGCGCGGCCGGGCTGGGCCAGCTCTTTGTCGGCGCGCTCACCTACCTGATGCCCGTCGTGATTGGCGGCGGCCCGTCCGCGGTGCGCGTCGGCGTCGGCGTGCTCGAGGCCGGGGCGCCCATCCGGGAGGCGGCTCGCAACGTGGCCGCGGTCCTCGCGCTCGCCGTCGCATCCCTGGGCGGAACCTCCGCCGAACGCCTCACCATCGCCGCGTGGGTGGTCCTGCTGGCCACCTACCTTGTTGACATCGTCCTCATGGCCCGCTGCGGCGTCGCCCAGGCGCGCGCCAAACGCGCCGCCGCTTCATCCCCCACCACACAAGGAGGCAGCCGTGGCTGACCTGAACCTGTCCGCTTCGCCGTCGTCGGGAGGCAAGAAGCCGAAGACGCCCGCCCCGAAAGTCCCCACGACGGGAAGCCCCAAGCTGCGCATGAGCCCTGCGGGCGATCACTCGCCCGTGAGCCGCACGGCCGGAGCGATCGTCGGCGTCGTCTCCGTCGTGGCGCTCGCTCTCGCGATCTTCCTGTCCAACCCGTCCGCGCCCACGACGCAGAGCACGGGAACGGGGACCGGGACCACGACCTCGTCTGTGACGCCGACCGGACACACGACCCGCGTGTCGGTGGGGGTCGAGGGCATCGCTTTCACACCAAACCACATTGAGGTGCCGGTTGGCGACCGCCTGGTCATTGACTTCACGAACTCGGGGGACCAGCGCCATGACCTGGTATTTGAGACGGGCGTGTCGTCCGGGTCGCTCGCGTCGGGTGAGACAAAGGAACTGGACCTCGGCATCATCTCCGGCGACGTCGAGGGCTGGTGCTCCCTACCGGGACACCGTGAGCTCGGCATGACCCTGCACGTGCAGGCCACGGGCGCGTCATCGTCGTCCTCGTCCTCCTCGGGAACCTCGGCCTCGGGCAGCCACGCGCACCACGGGCACGACCACGGCCAAGACGCCGCCGCCGGTCCCGCCACCCCGACGGCCCTGACGGACTACGCGGCGACCATCGACGCGCGAGACCCTGTGCTGCCGCCCGCCACGAACGAGACCGAGCGCCACTACACCTTCACGGTCACCGAGCAGACCGTCAACGTGACGAGCTCACTGACGCGCGAGTCGTGGACCTTCAACGGGGACGCTCCCGGCCCGATCCTGCGCGGACACATCGGCGACACCTTCCATATCACGCTCGTCAACAACGGGACGATGAGCCACTCGCTGGACTTCCACGCGGGCCTCGTCGCCCCCGACAACGTCATGCGCTCGATCGAGCCCGGGCAGACGCTCGAGTACACCTTCGTCGCCAAGAACGCGGGCATCTGGCTCTACCACTGCTCGACCGCGCCCATGTCGATGCACATCGCAAACGGCATGTTCGGGGCCG is a genomic window containing:
- a CDS encoding AGE family epimerase/isomerase, producing MGWFDSIEHNRWLSGHMQALIEEAEGAIVATGFAHLDADGKPDPTRSIDLAVTGRMAYVFSLGALMGLPGTRRYADHAVKALTNYFTDPVNGGMWFAIKPEPDADGHGVPWDEDARVKSQYHTVYALLGVAAATVANRPGAHELLNRMLEEQKELWTDDFGLVWDQYDEAFNEPVPVHTLGTLIHTIEAYMAAAEATTEPEWLDRAEKMTAFAYKIASKNGWRIPEYFDENWQPSPEAGKLLNDGRRYYEGYVTGHSMQLARFALQVRAGLRSMGWTVPDYLLEMGTELFERARVDGWRRTDGNPGFSTGVNDEGDPVPGEDEHQQWVVCEGVCATVAVRRAMLDDGARISDVEHFEHCYRSFVDYIHDYLISQPGRWVRRLGPCNENVQPAKSSRWDVYHAVQATLAIRLPLWPPTAPALSRGLLDRPEEPAPDKKSWNFFGLRG
- the pgm gene encoding phosphoglucomutase (alpha-D-glucose-1,6-bisphosphate-dependent), producing MHERAGTRALPEDLINVDDVISAYYDIVPDPTDVGQRVAFGTSGHRGSSLDAKFNEAHIIAITAAIIEYRASQGFNGPLFIGRDTHALSEPAWRTALEVLAAAGIDTRIDSRGSYTPTPAVSVAILGANGAPGNLRTEGDGLADGIVVTPSHNPPRDGGFKYNPPHGGPADTDATGWIAARANEFLDSGEWKNVPRVTGSDLLHDPNIKPFDYLDYYVSQLDQVIDIEAIRNAGVRIGADPLGGASIDYWAAIGEHYGLDLTVVNPEVDPAWPFMTLDWDGKIRMDCSSPYAMASLREAMTPDAEGNTPYDIATGNDADSDRHGIVTPDGLMNPNHFLAVAIEYLFTHRPGWNADAAVGKTLVSSALIDRVVATMGRDLIEVPVGFKYFVPGLLSGTVGFGGEESAGASFLRKDGTVWSTDKDGIILALLASEILAVTGKTPSQLHEEQVERFGASAYARIDAAASREEKAKLAALSADDVTATELAGDPIVAKLVRAPGNDAPIGGLKVTTESAWFAARPSGTEDVYKIYGESFKGAEHLAQVQEAAKQVVSDALNG
- a CDS encoding DUF4853 domain-containing protein, which produces MNPEQKKDLERAASLESIEAFKRDVEPAIIRARNKVMTRDNYRSYYGTDYISQYGVGDQTLYRLISRSYDFDEHDPERVREAFDTELKPLGFDLRRSTDAGDGGTTDTVLAWTSERYGTTVDVMVSESWLTSVNYYTGYLRSDGTSANPQELADIPGRVPDWFADVAAGTQS
- a CDS encoding alpha/beta hydrolase, whose protein sequence is MKWSDLLQWEGSSLSQQAQVYDKNVESLKSASESLDANLSSLTGQGNTVNAARRALLKLRVEIEEQAVKMEAIASILSEASEGAETVGTAARKLDGTAANHSIHIGADGSVQYVGPHNVSPADTVTIKKNMKIVSDQVSAIVQKARSVVQNAQSKLAALGGGAGSYANGATTGTRVPKKDLKLPPKGASEKEVAKWWSSLSDAEKEQMIKAHPQEIGNLNGIDGTSRNKANRIYLEDATKREEKKLERLKKRYGLHPSRRERQELELVEERVKALHNVKDTIDREEPWPDGDGIQRQLLSLDTSGKHVTAAVAQGNVDTADHVGVIVPGLYSNVATNLGKYDDDAKVMGANVRKHSNGESVAMISYLGYEAPQNIAEVADIGYAQKGADKLAGFLNGLDASREAGPAGDAHISVAGHSFGSTTAGIALTKVNPGVVDDLIQFGSPGAGVQDVSEFKLEKGHAWVSATDIEQDRVQGMGDDLRFGKDPAKMPGYNHLSGDVGDKIDESQPYAFQKHGGYFNEGSKALDDISKVIAGRGKK
- a CDS encoding multicopper oxidase domain-containing protein, which produces MADLNLSASPSSGGKKPKTPAPKVPTTGSPKLRMSPAGDHSPVSRTAGAIVGVVSVVALALAIFLSNPSAPTTQSTGTGTGTTTSSVTPTGHTTRVSVGVEGIAFTPNHIEVPVGDRLVIDFTNSGDQRHDLVFETGVSSGSLASGETKELDLGIISGDVEGWCSLPGHRELGMTLHVQATGASSSSSSSSGTSASGSHAHHGHDHGQDAAAGPATPTALTDYAATIDARDPVLPPATNETERHYTFTVTEQTVNVTSSLTRESWTFNGDAPGPILRGHIGDTFHITLVNNGTMSHSLDFHAGLVAPDNVMRSIEPGQTLEYTFVAKNAGIWLYHCSTAPMSMHIANGMFGAVIIDPTDLDKVDREYVMVASELYLGADGQPADASLLSALQPNAMAFNGVPFQYKAHPIQIKTNERVRVWVMDAGPNLATTFHVVGTQFDTVWREGAYVIRGGGSGGGWGQVLTLGAAEGGFVEFTPLEAGHYTFVNHALSLAEKGQVGVFEVTD